The sequence below is a genomic window from Corynebacterium afermentans subsp. afermentans.
CGGGCGTGTTCGTCCCCGCCTGCGTGAACTCCATGTTCGGGCCGCAGGGCGAGGGCGTGGGCGCCTCCGCGGCGTTTGCGAAGCTGGTCGAGCGCGCCGGGCTCGCGCTGACCGTCCCGGAGGGCATCGACGGGATGTGCTGCGGGACCCCGTGGGCGTCGAAAGGCATGAGCACGGGCCACGACATCATGCAGCGCCGCGTCAACGACCAGCTCATCGCCGCCACCGATGGCGGACGCCTGCCCGTGGTCGTGGACGCGTCCAGCTGCACCCACGGCTTCCGCGACATGGCCGAGGGAATTGGCATCACCGTCATCGACGCCATCGAGTTCGTCGAGGACCAGGTGATTGGGCGCCTCGAGGTGAAGCAGAAGGTGGACTCTGTGACATTGCACCCGACGTGTTCGGCGACGCACCTTGGGATCGTCGATACGCTGGCACGCGTCGCTGGTGCCGCGGCCGAAGATGTGCGCGTTCCCGCCGAGTGGAACTGCTGCGGCTACGCGGGCGACCGCGGCATGCTGCACCCGGAGCTGACCCACGCCGCGACGAAGCGCGAGGCGGCGCAGGCGACGGAGCTGGGGTCGGCCTGCCATGCGTCGTCCAACCGCACCTGCGAGCTGGGCCTGACCGCGGCGACCGGTGAGGACTACGAGCACATCCTGGAAATCCTGGAGCGCGTCAGCCGCTAGGCCAGCACCACTTTGGTGATGCGCGGCAGGGCGATGCGCACAACGCGATCGGCGGCCTCGTCGAGTGCGTCGACCTGCCCCGCGCTCACGCTGAGCGGCAGCACGGTGAGCGTGCGGCCGCGCCCTTGCTTATCCACGAAACCTACGGCCACATGCCGCTTCGCTCGAGCCGCCGCCCGCAGCGTTTCGAAGATGTCGCCGGCCCCGGCGTCCGCGTCGGAGCCGGAATCGGCGCGCAGCTTGAATACGATGGCTTCGACCTGCTCCTCGGTGGCCTTCGGAGTCCGCGGCAGGGCGGACGGGGTTGCGGCGACCAGCGCGGGTTCGGGCGCCATGTTCAGCGTCGCGCCGGTGTTGTCCTCCGCGGTGGGCTGCATCCCGGCCGCTCGCAGCTGCGCCATGAGCTTGGTCAGCGGCTGGTCCGACACTGCGACGGTGGGGGCGAGGACGCGCAGGCCGCAGCGCTCGGCGGCGGTGGCGATCAGCGCCGGGTCCGCGGAACGGATGTAACTCAGTGCGCTGCCGGCGCGGATGGCGCCGTGGGTGCGGGCGGTGTCGTCGATAAGAAACGCGATTGCCTGCGGCACCTCGCCCATGACGTGCCGGCCCAGCCAGGCGTGGACCTCCTCGGCGGTGAGCCCGCCGTCCAGGCCGCGGCGTACCGACGCCTCCGTGACCCGCCACACGCTGGCCAGGCCCGGGGATTCGAGCTCGGCGATGCGCTCCAAAAACGACGCCATGTCCGGCTCGAGCGGGCCCGGGGCGAGCATTGTCATGTCGCCCTGGGCAATCAGCGTGTCGACGGACGCGGGCACGAGCTCCTTGGCCGCTGCGGCGACGTCCTCGCTGCCCAGCAGCGCCCGCAGGGGAGAGGACTGCGCCGGCTGCGGGGTGCCGGCGAGCGCGCCGACGAACTGGGCCTCATCCACCACCGCCTGGATGAGCTGCGGGGAGAAACCGCTGGCCTCCAGCGGGGCGTGGAACAGCAACTGGTCGGTGCGGCCGGCGTGGCGCAGGATGGTCAGCCGTGCGTGGCGCACCGCGGGCGCGTGCATATCCGCGGACAGAAGCTTCGCGGCGGTGTCGGCGCGCCACGGGGAGGCGGCCCAGCCGACCAAGAGGATTGCCCACTGGTCCGAAAGCGTGGCGTCGATCCACGTCAACGCGTCGCGGGTGGCGGCGAGCACGTCCTCGTCGTCGACGTTGCCGCGGCCGACAAGGCCCGCCGCCTCGCCGATGGTGATCAATAACC
It includes:
- a CDS encoding helicase-associated domain-containing protein, producing the protein MSTFPEFLQSLSDDQLRLLIRTRPDAFFPAPPSAESLATRLGLPGSASRALRQLTTADLAVLERLADAGAELDPVDARELGEVAHLRELALVYGPDEELRISPGTLTALPPGWRVTDSLPAGAAEALKALPARECKVLETLASSGGVGTTAAAGPDADPASPVAKLLSAGLLVRVDANTVRLPRPVRDAMRGIQPREFPLEAPALPEVDQSAVDEAAPSAGLDAVRQMRQLVMALMDHPVALNKDGTVGVRAAANLEKELGFDPRLLITIGEAAGLVGRGNVDDEDVLAATRDALTWIDATLSDQWAILLVGWAASPWRADTAAKLLSADMHAPAVRHARLTILRHAGRTDQLLFHAPLEASGFSPQLIQAVVDEAQFVGALAGTPQPAQSSPLRALLGSEDVAAAAKELVPASVDTLIAQGDMTMLAPGPLEPDMASFLERIAELESPGLASVWRVTEASVRRGLDGGLTAEEVHAWLGRHVMGEVPQAIAFLIDDTARTHGAIRAGSALSYIRSADPALIATAAERCGLRVLAPTVAVSDQPLTKLMAQLRAAGMQPTAEDNTGATLNMAPEPALVAATPSALPRTPKATEEQVEAIVFKLRADSGSDADAGAGDIFETLRAAARAKRHVAVGFVDKQGRGRTLTVLPLSVSAGQVDALDEAADRVVRIALPRITKVVLA